A single region of the Leptodactylus fuscus isolate aLepFus1 chromosome 5, aLepFus1.hap2, whole genome shotgun sequence genome encodes:
- the CDKN2D gene encoding cyclin-dependent kinase 4 inhibitor D — protein MLLHETSAGDLLTRAAAQGNLEEVKRLLYQERIHPDCLNRFGRTALQVMMFGSTPVASELLKQGASPNIQDSYGITPAHDAARMGFLDTLQVLVQYGADINTPDASGSLPVHLALREGHVAVIAYLASRSNLQHRDREGRTPQELASLLDPNLAAILDLHR, from the exons ATGTTGCTGCACGAGACCAGCGCTGGAGACCTCCTGACACGAGCCGCAGCTCAAGGAAACCTGGAAGAGGTGAAGAGACTGCTCTACCAGGAAAGGATCCATCCTGACTGCCTGAACCGCTTCGGGAGGACCGCCCTGCAG gTGATGATGTTTGGCAGCACACCGGTAGCCTCTGAGCTCCTGAAGCAAGGTGCCAGCCCCAATATTCAGGACTCATACGGCATCACCCCAGCTCATGATGCCGCCCGGATGGGTTTCTTGGACACCTTGCAGGTATTGGTTCAATATGGAGCCGACATCAACACTCCTGATGCCTCGGGCTCTCTGCCCGTCCACCTCGCTCTCCGAGAGGGTCACGTTGCGGTCATCGCCTACCTCGCCTCGCGCTCCAATTTACAGCATCGGGACCGAGAGGGCAGAACGCCTCAGGAGCTCGCCTCCCTGCTGGATCCCAACCTGGCAGCCATATTAGATTTGCATCGGTAG